Genomic window (Mycolicibacterium smegmatis):
CCTGGCGGCGAAACCACGACCATGGTGTCCATGTTGGCGATAGGGGCCAGATCAGTAATACCAGTGGGAGACACTCTCACCGCTGGCTCGCGCTCGGGGGTACCGGTCGACGTATGCGGCCTATAGTGCGTGAGCCGCGTCAGCGGTAGACATTGTCGGGCGTGACCACCCCGGTGACCGCGGTCGCGACGGCCGTGCCGACCTCGTGGGGCACATCGGTGTTGACGAAGACCACGAGCGTGCTCTGGGCCTCGGGAAGTCCCACCACGACGGTCTCGAAGCCCGGGGTGATGCCACTGTGGCCGATCCAGCCGTTCGTGTCGAAGGCGCCCACACCGTATTTCGCGTTCTCGCTCATCGGCAGGGCGGTGCGGAAGCGTTCGTCGCGAAGATTCTCGGAGAGCAACTCGCCCGACGACAGCTTCTGTGCCCAGACCCGCATGTCGTCGAGAGTCGAGATCATGTTGCCGTTCGACCACGCCCAGGACGGGTTCCAGTCGGTGGTGACGCGCGGGGTTCCGTCCAGGACCGTGTAGCCCTGCGGATGGGGCTCGGGGAAGGCCGGTGACGTGGGAATGCTCGTGTGCGTCAACTTCAATGGCACCAGGATGTGCTGCCGGACATAGTCCGCGAGGCTCTGGCCGCTGAGTTTCTCGACCACCAGACCGAGAAGCACGGTGTTGGTGTTGCAGTAGTCGTACTGCGTTCCCGGTGGGAACTGCAGCGGTTTGTCGAGGGCGTAGCCCAGCAGTTGTTGTGGAGTGAAAGTTCGTTGCGGGTCGGCGAGGAACGCGGCCTCGAATTCCGGCACGCCGTCGTAGGTGACCAGACCGCTTTGCATCTGCGCCAGGTGACGCAACGTGATCGTGTCGCCCGACGGCACGTCCGCGACGTACATCGAGATCGGGTCGTCGAGTCCCGCCTTGCCCTGATCGATCAGTGTCAGCAGCGCGGTGATGGTGAAAGTCTTTGTCAGACTGCCGATCCGTGTGTACATGTCGGCCTGCATGGGGGCTCGGGTCGCGGTGTCGGCGACGCCGAATGCCCGAACATAGGTGACGTCAGGCCCCCAGAAACCGACAACGGCCCCGGGGATCGACAGGTCCGCCATGACTTTCCCGACCGCATCGTCGAGTTGCGCGGCAATCGGAGGGGCGGCGGGTGCCGTTGCACACGCAGACGCCGC
Coding sequences:
- a CDS encoding serine hydrolase domain-containing protein encodes the protein MSAWPLVPGFVRAATGAVIAAITFVAASACATAPAAPPIAAQLDDAVGKVMADLSIPGAVVGFWGPDVTYVRAFGVADTATRAPMQADMYTRIGSLTKTFTITALLTLIDQGKAGLDDPISMYVADVPSGDTITLRHLAQMQSGLVTYDGVPEFEAAFLADPQRTFTPQQLLGYALDKPLQFPPGTQYDYCNTNTVLLGLVVEKLSGQSLADYVRQHILVPLKLTHTSIPTSPAFPEPHPQGYTVLDGTPRVTTDWNPSWAWSNGNMISTLDDMRVWAQKLSSGELLSENLRDERFRTALPMSENAKYGVGAFDTNGWIGHSGITPGFETVVVGLPEAQSTLVVFVNTDVPHEVGTAVATAVTGVVTPDNVYR